One region of Jatrophihabitans cynanchi genomic DNA includes:
- a CDS encoding tetratricopeptide repeat protein: MSKPNADAVAGHLVAAGLALDSDPKRALEHAHAARGRAARVAAVREAVGVAAYHAEEWAEAITELRTARRISGDPRNLPLLADCERALGRPQQALRMLSDPGVGRLDPETRAELFIVVAGARRDLGQLDAALAVLARGGLDKDRPRPGALRLWYAYADALEAAGRTGEAAEWFAAAAGLDTDGDTDAVDRAAALL, encoded by the coding sequence TTGAGCAAACCGAACGCCGACGCGGTCGCCGGCCATCTCGTCGCGGCCGGCCTGGCCCTGGACAGCGATCCGAAGCGTGCCCTGGAGCATGCTCACGCCGCGCGCGGGCGCGCCGCCCGTGTGGCCGCGGTGCGCGAGGCGGTCGGTGTCGCCGCGTATCACGCCGAGGAGTGGGCCGAGGCAATCACCGAGTTGCGCACCGCGCGGCGAATCTCCGGCGATCCACGCAACCTGCCGCTGCTCGCCGACTGCGAGCGCGCCCTCGGCCGGCCCCAGCAGGCGCTGCGAATGCTCAGCGATCCTGGCGTCGGCCGCCTGGACCCGGAAACGCGGGCCGAACTGTTCATCGTCGTCGCTGGCGCCCGCCGCGACCTCGGCCAGCTCGACGCGGCTCTCGCCGTGCTGGCCCGCGGCGGTCTGGACAAGGACCGACCTCGGCCCGGCGCTTTGCGGCTCTGGTACGCCTACGCCGACGCGCTCGAAGCTGCCGGACGGACGGGTGAGGCCGCCGAATGGTTCGCCGCGGCCGCGGGCCTGGACACCGACGGTGACACCGATGCGGTCGACCGGGCAGCGGCGCTGCTCTAA
- a CDS encoding single-stranded DNA-binding protein, which yields MDSRTSSSLWSRDDNQVFLRGRLAAAPVLRTLPSGDELCTFRLTVARPPGDRARVDSVDCASTRVRVRRSVERAEPGDELEVTGSLHRRFWRSPAGLGSRYEVAVGTARVSARQARLRQRTGA from the coding sequence ATGGACTCGAGGACATCGTCATCATTGTGGTCCCGCGACGACAATCAGGTGTTTCTGCGTGGACGGCTGGCCGCGGCACCCGTGCTGCGCACCCTCCCCAGCGGTGATGAGCTCTGCACCTTCCGGCTGACCGTCGCCCGCCCACCGGGCGATCGGGCGCGTGTCGACAGCGTGGACTGCGCGAGCACGCGGGTCCGCGTCCGGCGCAGCGTGGAGCGGGCCGAGCCGGGCGACGAGCTGGAGGTCACCGGAAGCCTGCACCGTCGCTTCTGGCGCTCGCCGGCCGGGCTGGGCAGCCGCTACGAGGTCGCGGTAGGCACGGCACGGGTCAGTGCCCGGCAGGCCCGGCTTCGTCAGCGAACAGGCGCATGA
- a CDS encoding DUF1015 domain-containing protein, protein MSTPDAGLALHPFRALRPTVDASRLGQLLCPPYDVIDDAERTALLEADPDNAVALILPSDEGEAEGRDRYQVAAHQLQAARQRGLYATDADPALYVYELTDGRATTRGLIGAVELRDPADNVILPHENTMAGPVADRLALMIATESNLEPIYLVYDGGGAASDAVAQVRPEDAIAQTTTPDGITHRLWALTDPEHLAVIGADLRGRRALIADGHHRYATYRELQELWDTERGPGPWDRGLALLVDSSSYGPQVHAIHRVVVGIGLPALLDRTDGWCATIEVADPEAGLQLAGQTSGFAAVLADAQRTVLLADNHAKLAEASVEAGGVPALAELDVTVLHRTLVGTVWAIPDDVDHVGYAHSVTEALAEAARTGGTAVLLRPTPVAAVAAVAAAGGRMPRKSTLFTPKPASGLVMRLFADEAGPAGH, encoded by the coding sequence ATGAGCACACCCGACGCCGGCCTGGCGCTGCATCCGTTCCGCGCGCTGCGACCGACGGTCGATGCGTCGCGGCTGGGCCAGTTGCTCTGCCCGCCCTACGACGTGATCGACGACGCCGAGCGCACGGCGCTGCTCGAGGCCGACCCGGACAACGCGGTCGCGCTCATCCTTCCGTCCGATGAGGGGGAAGCCGAAGGGCGGGATCGATATCAGGTAGCCGCGCATCAACTCCAAGCCGCCCGACAGCGCGGCCTCTACGCCACAGACGCCGATCCGGCGTTGTATGTGTACGAGCTGACCGACGGCCGGGCGACCACGCGCGGCTTGATCGGCGCCGTCGAGCTGCGCGATCCGGCGGACAACGTGATCCTTCCGCACGAGAACACGATGGCGGGACCGGTTGCTGACCGGCTCGCCCTCATGATCGCGACCGAGTCGAATCTCGAGCCGATCTATCTGGTTTACGACGGCGGCGGCGCCGCATCGGATGCGGTCGCGCAGGTCAGGCCCGAGGATGCGATCGCGCAGACGACGACGCCCGACGGCATCACGCATCGGCTCTGGGCCTTGACGGATCCAGAACATCTTGCGGTGATCGGCGCGGACCTTCGCGGCCGCCGGGCGCTGATCGCGGACGGCCATCACCGGTACGCGACCTACCGCGAACTTCAGGAGCTCTGGGACACCGAGCGTGGCCCCGGCCCGTGGGACCGGGGCCTGGCGTTGCTGGTGGATTCCTCCAGTTACGGCCCGCAGGTCCATGCGATTCACCGCGTCGTGGTCGGGATCGGGCTGCCCGCACTTCTGGACCGCACTGACGGCTGGTGCGCGACGATTGAGGTTGCCGATCCGGAAGCCGGCTTGCAGCTTGCCGGGCAGACGAGCGGATTCGCCGCAGTGCTCGCCGACGCCCAGCGCACCGTGCTGCTTGCCGACAACCACGCCAAGCTGGCCGAGGCATCTGTCGAGGCGGGCGGAGTTCCCGCGCTGGCCGAACTCGACGTGACCGTGCTGCACCGCACCCTGGTGGGGACGGTGTGGGCGATTCCGGACGACGTCGACCACGTGGGTTACGCACATAGCGTCACCGAGGCGCTCGCCGAGGCGGCTCGAACCGGCGGCACAGCGGTCCTGCTGCGGCCCACACCGGTGGCGGCAGTGGCGGCGGTCGCGGCTGCGGGCGGACGGATGCCCCGCAAGTCCACGCTGTTCACCCCGAAGCCGGCGTCCGGGCTGGTCATGCGCCTGTTCGCTGACGAAGCCGGGCCTGCCGGGCACTGA
- a CDS encoding HAD-IIA family hydrolase translates to MPAPTHSGLLGSAVALAERYDVALLDLDGVVYVGQAAVKGAPAALAEVRQRGMRLAFVTNNAARPPAVVAAHLTELGIPAVAAEVTTSAQAAAHYLAERLSPGARVLVVGTVGLTEALAERGLVPVERDDETVAAVVQGFSPDLDWGQLAQGSLAINRGVPWVATNVDPTVPSPLGRLPGNGSLVAALRHATGVEPVVTGKPDPTMHQESVERSRATSPIVVGDRLDTDIEGANAVGCASLLVFSGVTTVPDLLAAPPQLRPDYLAADVGGLLTPHPAVERVADQVSCGRWTVRAAQGGGCVLTTAEGGQSLPTPAAGDAAGGESVAWADDDLDAARALCVASWAGLGGGAAGCGSRGVAAERVLARFGLA, encoded by the coding sequence ATGCCGGCACCGACCCACTCAGGACTGCTCGGCTCGGCGGTAGCGCTGGCCGAACGCTACGACGTCGCTCTGCTGGATCTGGACGGCGTGGTCTATGTCGGTCAGGCGGCCGTCAAAGGAGCGCCCGCCGCGTTGGCCGAGGTCCGGCAGCGGGGTATGCGCCTCGCGTTCGTGACGAACAACGCCGCCCGTCCGCCTGCCGTAGTCGCAGCGCACTTGACCGAGCTGGGTATCCCAGCCGTGGCTGCCGAAGTCACCACCTCGGCCCAGGCCGCGGCGCACTACCTGGCCGAGCGGCTGTCCCCCGGAGCGCGCGTCCTGGTCGTAGGCACCGTAGGCCTGACGGAGGCGCTCGCCGAGCGCGGATTGGTGCCCGTCGAGCGGGACGACGAGACCGTTGCTGCCGTGGTGCAGGGCTTCTCGCCCGATCTCGACTGGGGTCAGCTCGCCCAGGGCAGCTTGGCCATCAACCGCGGTGTGCCGTGGGTGGCAACGAACGTCGATCCGACGGTTCCATCGCCCCTCGGGCGACTGCCCGGAAACGGTTCTTTGGTGGCCGCCCTGCGCCATGCCACCGGAGTGGAGCCGGTGGTCACCGGCAAACCCGACCCCACGATGCATCAGGAGTCGGTCGAGCGGTCCCGCGCGACGTCGCCGATCGTGGTGGGTGACCGGTTGGATACCGACATCGAGGGTGCCAACGCCGTGGGCTGCGCCAGCTTGCTCGTCTTCAGCGGCGTGACCACCGTGCCCGACCTGCTGGCCGCGCCGCCGCAGCTGCGGCCCGACTACCTTGCGGCGGACGTGGGCGGGCTGCTCACCCCACACCCTGCGGTGGAACGTGTGGCGGATCAGGTCAGCTGCGGCCGGTGGACGGTGCGCGCGGCACAGGGCGGCGGGTGCGTGCTGACTACCGCGGAGGGCGGCCAGAGCCTGCCCACGCCGGCCGCGGGCGATGCGGCCGGCGGCGAGTCGGTTGCGTGGGCGGACGATGATCTGGACGCAGCGCGCGCACTGTGCGTGGCATCGTGGGCCGGGCTCGGCGGCGGCGCAGCCGGATGCGGGTCCCGCGGCGTGGCGGCCGAGCGGGTGCTCGCCCGGTTCGGGCTGGCCTGA
- a CDS encoding alkyl sulfatase C-terminal domain-containing protein yields the protein MASVAECERAFHALAERLAGADSDTRSTAAFDRSLSCALPDLGVIFAGRLQDGTLTDIRRVDSKEAQVRLSMSSDDLIRLVAGELHLGSAWASGRVKVHASVFDLIKLRTIF from the coding sequence GTGGCGAGCGTCGCCGAGTGCGAACGGGCCTTCCATGCGCTCGCCGAACGCCTGGCGGGTGCGGACTCGGATACGCGGAGCACCGCGGCGTTCGATCGCTCGCTCTCGTGCGCACTCCCCGATCTCGGCGTCATCTTCGCCGGGCGCCTTCAGGACGGCACGCTGACCGACATCCGCCGGGTGGACAGCAAGGAGGCGCAGGTGCGGCTGTCGATGAGCAGCGACGACCTGATCCGCCTGGTCGCCGGCGAACTGCACCTGGGCTCGGCTTGGGCGAGCGGCCGGGTCAAGGTTCACGCCAGCGTGTTCGACCTGATCAAGTTGCGCACCATCTTCTGA
- a CDS encoding TlyA family RNA methyltransferase, which translates to MGRRVQRLDAELVRRSLARSREHAASLIAAGRVQVRGVTASKPATGVEQGTALRVVDDDDDPGYVSRGGHKLAGALTAFGAVRVSGKRCLDAGASTGGFTDVLLRAGAAEVVAVDVGYGQLAWRLASDDRVRVIDRTNVRHLGPDQIGGPAQLTVADLSFISLELVLPALTACTTPDGDLLPMVKPQFEVGKQRLGAGGVVREPQLRAEAVTAVAAAAAALGWHAAGVCRSPLPGPSGNVEFFLWLRREVSQPLTEADIAAAVTMPTEAR; encoded by the coding sequence GTGGGACGACGTGTGCAACGCTTGGACGCTGAACTCGTGCGTCGCTCGCTTGCTCGCTCCCGAGAGCATGCCGCATCCCTCATCGCCGCCGGCCGCGTCCAGGTGCGTGGCGTGACCGCAAGCAAGCCGGCCACCGGGGTCGAGCAGGGCACGGCGTTGCGCGTGGTCGACGACGATGACGATCCGGGCTATGTCTCGCGCGGCGGGCACAAGCTCGCCGGGGCGCTCACCGCGTTCGGTGCCGTCCGGGTGAGCGGGAAACGCTGCCTCGACGCGGGTGCCTCGACCGGCGGGTTCACCGACGTGTTGCTCCGCGCCGGGGCCGCGGAAGTGGTCGCGGTCGACGTCGGGTACGGGCAACTGGCGTGGCGGCTCGCCTCGGACGACCGCGTCCGGGTGATCGACCGGACCAACGTCCGCCATCTCGGTCCCGACCAGATCGGCGGCCCGGCGCAGCTCACAGTCGCCGATCTGTCCTTCATCTCCCTCGAACTGGTGTTGCCGGCGCTGACTGCGTGCACCACCCCGGACGGCGATCTGCTCCCGATGGTCAAACCGCAGTTCGAGGTCGGCAAGCAGCGTCTCGGCGCCGGCGGCGTCGTGCGCGAGCCACAGTTGCGCGCCGAGGCCGTGACCGCCGTCGCGGCGGCGGCAGCAGCGCTGGGCTGGCACGCCGCGGGCGTGTGTCGCAGCCCGCTGCCCGGGCCGTCCGGCAACGTGGAATTCTTCCTATGGCTGCGGCGCGAGGTGTCCCAGCCGTTGACCGAGGCCGACATCGCGGCCGCGGTGACGATGCCGACGGAGGCGCGATGA
- a CDS encoding NAD kinase — MRSVLLIAHTSREQITSLATRTADRLLTEGFQVRMLPGEAAAVAADVTVEPVERAAAGAELVLVFGGDGTFLRAAELARPAAVPMLGVNLGHVGFLAEAEPHALSDTVDAVVNHSYTVEERVTVDAEVVVDGAVQARAWALNEASLERTNRERMLEVGVAVDGRPLLRFGCDGVLCSTPTGSTAYAFSAGGPIMWPNVDALLVVPNAAHALFSRPIVVAPDSTVEIELPRDGHDGVLSCDGRRSVPVPSGAQVRLRRGELPVRIVRLGRWSFADRLVSKFQLPVRSFRDAAPPPDDLVAE, encoded by the coding sequence ATGAGGTCCGTGTTGCTGATCGCGCACACCTCGCGCGAGCAGATCACCTCACTCGCGACGCGAACCGCCGACCGGCTGCTCACCGAGGGGTTTCAGGTGCGCATGCTGCCGGGTGAGGCGGCGGCCGTCGCTGCGGACGTCACGGTCGAACCGGTTGAACGCGCCGCCGCCGGTGCCGAGCTGGTGCTGGTCTTCGGCGGCGACGGCACCTTCCTGCGCGCGGCCGAACTGGCGCGTCCGGCCGCAGTGCCCATGCTCGGCGTCAACCTCGGTCACGTGGGCTTTCTCGCCGAGGCCGAGCCGCACGCCCTCTCGGACACCGTCGATGCGGTGGTGAACCACAGTTACACGGTCGAGGAGCGGGTCACGGTCGACGCCGAAGTCGTCGTCGACGGCGCGGTGCAGGCCCGGGCCTGGGCGCTGAACGAAGCGTCCCTGGAGCGCACCAACCGCGAGCGGATGCTCGAGGTGGGCGTCGCCGTCGACGGCCGGCCGCTGCTGCGCTTCGGCTGCGACGGGGTGTTGTGCTCGACACCGACGGGCTCGACGGCGTACGCATTCTCGGCGGGCGGCCCGATCATGTGGCCGAACGTCGACGCGCTGCTCGTGGTGCCCAACGCGGCGCACGCCCTGTTCTCGCGGCCGATCGTGGTCGCGCCCGACTCGACGGTGGAGATCGAGCTGCCGCGCGACGGGCACGACGGCGTCCTGAGCTGCGACGGACGCCGCTCGGTGCCGGTGCCATCCGGTGCGCAGGTCCGGTTGCGGCGCGGCGAACTCCCGGTGCGGATCGTCCGGCTCGGGCGGTGGAGCTTCGCCGACCGGCTGGTCAGCAAGTTTCAGCTGCCGGTGCGCAGTTTCCGCGACGCCGCACCGCCACCGGACGACCTGGTCGCGGAATGA
- the recN gene encoding DNA repair protein RecN — translation MLEELRIRGLGVIDDAVLPLGSGLTVVTGETGAGKTMVVSGLLLLFGGRADSARVRAGADQACVDGRVEVAAGSPAADRVLAAGGELDDGIGLALRRTVTAAGRSRAYVGGAPAPVSVLADLAEQLLVVHGQSDQLLLTRPANQRAALDRFAGLSTDAFRASFEQWRAAERALSERTTRAAELRREAGLLEHGLLEIEQCDPQPGEDAELAALATRLAHADALRLAARSAHDALLGDADSPMADSPDVGSLVGSASRALGQVAGADAELDALAGRLTDLSALILDLGAEFGSYAEQLDADPARLEQVEGRRAVLAELVRKYGTAATDGVAGVLAWSAQAAARLAEIDVSDEAIAALTARRDAAAARTAELAAELRAARHSAARALATAVTAELAGLAMAGAQFTVSVAPRVATAGTAALPVDGDPAGVGPDGADEVEFCLRSHAHAPDLPLARGASGGELSRVMLAVEVCLSDSEPVPTMVFDEVDAGVGGRAAVEVGRRLARLARDRQVIVVTHLAQVAAFADRQVVVDKPERAGSRVVASDVRVVAGDEQVAELARMLGGTDSGAAREHAAELLAAALADRAESPSREGRSRGGKAVKSRR, via the coding sequence GTGTTGGAGGAACTGCGGATCCGCGGGCTCGGCGTCATCGACGACGCGGTCCTGCCGTTGGGCAGCGGGTTGACCGTCGTCACGGGCGAGACCGGAGCCGGCAAGACGATGGTGGTCAGCGGGCTGCTGCTGCTGTTCGGCGGCCGTGCCGACTCGGCCCGGGTCCGGGCCGGAGCCGATCAGGCGTGCGTAGACGGCCGGGTCGAGGTGGCTGCGGGTTCACCGGCGGCGGACCGCGTGCTGGCCGCAGGTGGCGAGCTCGACGACGGCATCGGGCTGGCGCTGCGGCGCACGGTGACCGCGGCCGGGCGCTCGCGGGCCTACGTGGGCGGAGCCCCGGCACCGGTGTCCGTGCTCGCCGACCTGGCCGAGCAGTTGCTCGTGGTGCACGGGCAGTCCGATCAGCTGCTGCTCACCCGTCCGGCCAACCAGCGTGCGGCGCTGGACCGCTTCGCCGGCCTCTCGACCGACGCCTTCCGCGCGAGCTTCGAGCAGTGGCGGGCCGCCGAGCGCGCGCTGAGCGAACGGACCACGCGCGCCGCCGAACTGCGCCGCGAGGCCGGCCTGCTCGAGCACGGGCTATTGGAGATCGAACAGTGTGACCCGCAGCCAGGAGAGGACGCCGAACTGGCCGCGCTTGCCACGCGCCTGGCGCACGCCGACGCGTTGCGGCTGGCCGCACGCAGTGCCCATGACGCCCTGCTGGGCGACGCGGACAGCCCGATGGCCGACTCGCCGGACGTCGGCTCGCTCGTCGGCAGCGCATCCCGAGCCCTCGGTCAGGTCGCCGGGGCCGACGCCGAACTGGACGCCCTCGCCGGCAGGTTGACCGACCTGTCCGCACTCATCCTGGATCTCGGTGCCGAGTTCGGCTCCTACGCCGAGCAGTTGGACGCGGACCCGGCCAGGCTGGAGCAGGTCGAGGGGCGTCGGGCGGTGTTGGCCGAACTGGTGCGCAAGTACGGCACCGCGGCCACGGACGGGGTAGCCGGCGTGCTGGCGTGGTCCGCGCAGGCTGCGGCGCGGCTGGCCGAGATCGACGTGTCGGACGAGGCGATCGCCGCGCTCACCGCGCGCCGGGATGCGGCCGCCGCGCGGACGGCCGAGCTGGCCGCCGAGCTGCGCGCTGCGCGGCACTCGGCGGCGCGCGCGCTGGCGACTGCCGTCACCGCCGAGCTGGCCGGGCTCGCGATGGCCGGCGCACAGTTCACTGTCTCGGTGGCGCCGCGGGTGGCCACGGCCGGTACGGCGGCGCTCCCGGTCGACGGCGACCCGGCCGGCGTGGGCCCGGACGGCGCGGACGAGGTCGAGTTCTGCCTCCGGTCGCACGCCCACGCACCGGACCTGCCGCTCGCCCGCGGAGCTTCCGGCGGTGAGCTGTCCCGCGTCATGTTGGCCGTCGAGGTGTGCCTGTCCGACAGTGAACCGGTACCGACCATGGTGTTCGACGAGGTCGACGCCGGTGTCGGCGGGCGCGCTGCGGTCGAGGTCGGACGGCGACTCGCCCGGCTGGCGCGGGACCGTCAAGTGATCGTGGTCACCCACCTCGCGCAGGTCGCCGCGTTCGCCGACCGGCAGGTCGTGGTCGACAAGCCCGAACGGGCTGGGAGCAGGGTGGTCGCGAGCGATGTCCGGGTCGTGGCAGGGGACGAGCAGGTCGCGGAACTGGCGCGGATGCTGGGCGGGACGGATTCCGGAGCCGCCCGCGAGCACGCCGCCGAACTGCTGGCCGCGGCGCTCGCCGATCGGGCCGAATCACCGTCGCGCGAAGGCCGGTCGCGCGGAGGGAAGGCTGTGAAAAGCAGGCGCTGA
- the steA gene encoding putative cytokinetic ring protein SteA, which yields MKLATLRRRTYGLPGISGVARLDRRTTRLAGRLNPGDIAIIDHVDLDRVAAGALVAAKPAAVVNAQPSISGRYPNLGPDLIVASGIPLLDNVGSEIFAAVKEGTRIRLDGDLVYVGEAPVAKGTAQDTQTVAALMSEAKSGLSAQLEAFAVNTSEYMSRERELLLDGVGVPDVRTKFAGRHVLVVVRGYDHAADLKALKHYIREFKPILVGVDGGADALLEAGHKPHMIVGDMDAVSDAAFATGAEVVVHAYPDGRAPGLARVQDLGIDAVTFPTSGTSEDVAILLADEKGADLIVAVGTHATLTEFLDKGRSGMASTFLTRLRVGGKLVDAKGVTRLYRSRISSAALLLLVIAALLAVVAALAVSDSGRTYLNNFDSTWNDFVNWIQDLFS from the coding sequence ATGAAGCTTGCCACGCTGCGCCGCCGTACCTACGGCCTGCCCGGCATCAGCGGGGTGGCGCGCCTGGACCGCCGCACGACCCGGCTGGCCGGCCGGCTCAACCCGGGTGACATCGCGATCATCGACCACGTCGACCTGGACCGCGTCGCGGCCGGGGCACTTGTCGCCGCGAAGCCGGCCGCCGTCGTGAACGCCCAACCCAGCATCTCCGGCCGCTATCCGAACCTCGGGCCTGACCTGATCGTGGCCAGCGGCATTCCGCTGCTCGACAACGTCGGAAGCGAGATCTTCGCGGCGGTCAAGGAAGGCACCCGGATCCGGCTGGACGGCGACCTCGTGTACGTCGGCGAGGCCCCGGTGGCGAAGGGCACCGCTCAGGACACCCAGACCGTCGCGGCATTGATGAGCGAGGCGAAGTCCGGCCTGTCCGCGCAGCTCGAGGCGTTCGCCGTGAACACGTCGGAGTACATGAGTCGCGAGCGCGAGCTGCTGCTCGACGGCGTGGGCGTCCCGGACGTCCGCACCAAGTTCGCCGGCCGCCATGTGCTGGTGGTAGTCCGCGGCTACGACCACGCCGCCGACCTCAAGGCGCTCAAGCACTACATCCGTGAGTTCAAGCCGATCCTGGTCGGCGTCGACGGCGGCGCGGACGCGCTGCTGGAAGCCGGTCACAAGCCGCACATGATCGTCGGCGACATGGACGCGGTTTCCGACGCCGCGTTCGCGACCGGCGCCGAGGTCGTCGTGCACGCATATCCGGACGGTCGCGCACCCGGGCTCGCGCGCGTGCAGGACCTGGGCATCGACGCGGTCACCTTCCCGACGTCGGGTACCAGTGAGGACGTCGCGATCCTGCTCGCCGACGAGAAGGGCGCCGACCTGATCGTCGCGGTGGGAACCCACGCAACGCTCACCGAGTTCCTGGACAAGGGCCGCAGCGGGATGGCCTCGACGTTCCTGACCCGGCTGCGGGTGGGCGGCAAGCTGGTGGACGCGAAGGGTGTGACCCGGCTGTACCGCAGCCGCATCTCCTCCGCCGCCTTGCTGCTGCTGGTGATCGCGGCGCTGCTCGCGGTCGTCGCCGCACTCGCGGTCTCGGACTCCGGCCGCACCTACCTGAACAACTTCGACTCGACCTGGAACGACTTCGTCAACTGGATACAGGACCTGTTCTCGTGA
- a CDS encoding copper transporter → MISFRYHLVSIVAVFLALAVGIVVGTTALNGPVTTDLRKQVNTLKGERADLAKQVKTLQNQVDNAGQFATTFGSQLVTGTLKDKSVLLIGLPGATTGTQDGIAAELTAAGATITGHLQLAHDYVDQSGASNLSSLVTGSLHPVGLTLPETSDARLLGAATLAYVLLGSGQPTDLKSVLSAFSASHLITSDPKGIEPAKMVVVVGTGTIAKDDYVGAAEVDLVNALQSKGGQVVVAGDTGSALGGGVVALVRSSAAKAAVSTVDNANSAFGQVSTTLALADAANSRVGHYGTAPGADALFPTPSG, encoded by the coding sequence GTGATCTCCTTCCGCTATCACCTGGTTTCCATCGTCGCGGTGTTCCTAGCACTTGCCGTCGGCATCGTCGTCGGGACCACGGCGCTCAACGGGCCGGTCACCACCGACCTGCGAAAGCAGGTCAACACCCTCAAGGGCGAGCGCGCCGACCTGGCCAAGCAGGTGAAGACGCTGCAGAACCAGGTCGACAACGCCGGTCAGTTCGCCACCACCTTCGGTTCGCAACTGGTCACCGGAACGCTGAAGGACAAGTCGGTGCTGCTGATCGGCCTGCCGGGCGCGACCACCGGTACCCAGGACGGCATCGCTGCTGAGCTCACCGCCGCCGGTGCCACGATCACCGGGCACCTTCAGCTGGCACACGACTACGTCGACCAGTCGGGAGCGAGCAACCTGTCCAGCCTGGTGACCGGATCGCTGCACCCGGTCGGGCTGACGCTGCCGGAGACGAGCGACGCGCGCTTACTCGGGGCCGCCACCTTGGCCTACGTGCTGCTGGGCTCCGGCCAGCCGACCGACCTCAAGTCGGTGCTGAGCGCGTTCTCCGCCTCGCACCTGATCACCTCGGACCCGAAGGGGATCGAGCCGGCGAAGATGGTCGTGGTCGTCGGCACCGGCACGATCGCCAAGGACGACTACGTCGGTGCTGCCGAGGTCGATCTGGTGAACGCGCTGCAGAGCAAGGGCGGCCAGGTCGTCGTCGCCGGCGACACGGGCTCGGCGCTCGGGGGTGGCGTGGTCGCCCTGGTGCGCAGCAGCGCGGCCAAGGCGGCGGTGTCCACTGTCGACAACGCCAACAGTGCGTTCGGGCAGGTCTCCACCACGCTCGCACTCGCCGACGCCGCGAACTCGCGGGTCGGTCACTACGGCACCGCGCCCGGCGCCGACGCGCTGTTTCCGACCCCTTCGGGCTGA